The following proteins come from a genomic window of Lentimicrobiaceae bacterium:
- a CDS encoding SIMPL domain-containing protein (The SIMPL domain is named for its presence in mouse protein SIMPL (signalling molecule that associates with mouse pelle-like kinase). Bacterial member BP26, from Brucella, was shown to assemble into a channel-like structure, while YggE from E. coli has been associated with resistance to oxidative stress.) yields the protein MKKYLSLISSLLITIAVIIAAVNLGNAWKRTHKGNETISVTGSAKRDFTSDLIVWRGSVSKKAPTLLLAYSSIKNDNKIIKDYLLKKGVKNSEIVFEAVNIGRDYKTSFRQDGTSINEPDGYILSQNFMVSSKEVEKIGEISRNISELIDMGVELNSQNPEYYYTKLAELKIQLIAEATKDAKMRAAQIAENAGAKLGYLRKATMGIFQITGQNSNEDFSYGGAFNTWSKEKSATITMRLEYAIR from the coding sequence ATGAAAAAGTATCTATCCCTTATATCAAGTTTATTAATAACCATTGCAGTAATAATTGCCGCAGTAAATCTCGGAAATGCATGGAAACGGACACATAAAGGCAATGAAACCATTAGTGTAACAGGAAGTGCAAAAAGAGATTTTACATCCGACCTTATCGTTTGGAGAGGTTCTGTTTCAAAAAAAGCTCCGACACTTTTATTAGCATATTCTTCTATTAAAAATGATAATAAAATAATCAAAGACTACCTGCTTAAAAAAGGAGTAAAAAATTCGGAAATTGTATTTGAAGCTGTTAACATCGGGCGCGATTACAAAACTTCCTTTCGCCAGGATGGCACTTCCATTAACGAGCCCGATGGATATATTCTTAGTCAGAATTTCATGGTTAGCTCAAAAGAAGTGGAAAAAATCGGCGAAATTTCACGGAACATCAGCGAATTGATAGATATGGGTGTAGAATTGAATTCGCAAAATCCTGAATACTATTATACAAAGCTGGCTGAACTGAAAATTCAACTGATAGCTGAAGCCACCAAAGATGCCAAGATGCGGGCAGCCCAAATTGCAGAAAATGCAGGAGCAAAATTGGGCTACCTTCGCAAAGCTACCATGGGTATTTTCCAGATTACAGGACAAAATTCCAATGAAGATTTCTCTTATGGGGGAGCTTTTAATACCTGGAGTAAGGAAAAGTCGGCAACAATTACCATGCGTCTTGAATATGCAATTCGCTGA
- the lepB gene encoding signal peptidase I: MTFLIILILVFLFFPLFIWKTAVQAKQNPLLLAIPYFNYFIWLKVIKKPWWWFIFLLIPFLNAFIVMLMLVETAKCYRKYDLGRQALAVIVPYFYIPYLGSKEQYIDPDKREKIKKTVIREWVDAIIFAVIAATIIRMFLFEAYTIPTSSMEKSLLIGDFLFVSKISYGPKTPNTPIAFPFVHHTLPLTKYTKSYLEWLKLPYYRFPGTTSIHRGNVVVFNYPDGDTVILERQNESYYQVVRDAEKSFRENMGSSYVPGTGYKAVWDTYHVTARPVDKRENYIKRCVAIAGDTLEVKNQIVYINGKPENYLGTKQFKYIVKTDGSRINPKMLEKFDITEEIYEAGDGNFLMTLTNDAVKAFKNLPNVLSVEKYLQPAGEWAYYIFPFDSTYKWNVDFYGPIYIPKAGVTVPITTKNISLYRRIIEVYENNTLKIEGKIIYINGKPATSYTFKMDYYWMMGDNRHNSADSRFWGFVPYDHIVGKAVFVWLSLDKNKSLFGGKLRWSKMLRTIQ; encoded by the coding sequence ATGACCTTTCTGATTATTTTAATCCTGGTTTTTTTATTTTTTCCTTTGTTTATCTGGAAAACTGCGGTACAGGCAAAACAAAATCCTTTGCTGCTTGCTATACCTTATTTTAACTACTTTATTTGGCTTAAAGTTATTAAAAAACCCTGGTGGTGGTTTATCTTTCTGTTAATACCTTTCCTGAATGCATTTATAGTGATGCTAATGCTGGTTGAAACTGCCAAATGTTACCGTAAATACGATTTAGGTCGCCAGGCATTAGCGGTTATAGTGCCTTATTTTTACATTCCTTACTTGGGTAGTAAAGAACAATACATTGACCCGGATAAGCGCGAAAAAATTAAAAAAACCGTAATTCGCGAATGGGTAGATGCTATAATCTTTGCTGTTATCGCAGCTACTATTATCCGGATGTTTCTGTTTGAAGCGTATACTATTCCCACTTCTTCGATGGAAAAATCATTGCTTATCGGCGATTTTTTGTTTGTAAGCAAAATAAGCTATGGACCTAAAACACCTAATACGCCCATTGCTTTTCCATTTGTTCATCACACACTCCCCTTAACAAAATATACCAAATCTTATTTGGAATGGTTAAAATTGCCCTATTACCGTTTTCCTGGAACAACATCCATACACCGTGGTAATGTGGTAGTTTTCAATTATCCTGATGGTGATACTGTTATCCTTGAAAGGCAAAATGAAAGCTATTACCAGGTGGTACGTGATGCTGAAAAAAGTTTCAGGGAAAATATGGGAAGCAGTTACGTTCCAGGTACAGGCTATAAAGCCGTTTGGGACACCTATCATGTAACCGCACGCCCGGTAGATAAACGCGAAAATTATATCAAAAGATGCGTCGCAATAGCCGGGGATACACTTGAAGTAAAAAACCAGATAGTTTATATTAACGGGAAGCCAGAAAATTACTTGGGAACAAAACAATTTAAATACATTGTTAAAACCGATGGAAGTCGGATCAACCCCAAAATGCTTGAGAAATTTGATATTACCGAAGAAATATACGAAGCCGGCGACGGAAACTTTTTGATGACCCTTACCAACGATGCCGTTAAAGCTTTTAAAAACCTTCCTAATGTTCTATCGGTCGAAAAATATTTACAACCTGCGGGCGAATGGGCATATTACATCTTTCCCTTCGACTCTACTTACAAATGGAATGTTGATTTTTATGGGCCGATTTATATCCCCAAAGCTGGTGTAACGGTTCCAATTACTACGAAAAACATTAGTCTGTACAGGCGAATCATAGAGGTATACGAGAATAATACACTGAAAATTGAAGGAAAGATTATTTACATCAATGGCAAGCCTGCTACTTCCTACACCTTTAAAATGGATTATTACTGGATGATGGGTGATAACCGGCACAACAGCGCCGACTCACGTTTTTGGGGTTTTGTGCCATACGATCACATTGTGGGTAAAGCGGTTTTTGTTTGGCTTTCACTCGACAAGAACAAATCTCTGTTTGGAGGTAAACTGAGGTGGAGCAAAATGCTAAGAACAATTCAATAA